The following is a genomic window from Elstera cyanobacteriorum.
CGTATCGCGATTCCAGGTCGTCTGATTTGGTGCTTCGTGAACGACAACAACGGCATAATAACCTTGGGCGCTGGCGGTAATCGATGAATTGATAACCTCCATATGAATATTATTGTCACCACCAGCATTTGTCGAGGCGCGCCGAATGCTGCTCTTTCCCCAACCGGTCAATTTAATGTCGATCATCGACTGTTCGGCTGGGATTTCCCGAGCAGAGCCCCATTGTTGGGCAAAGGTTGGGGGCGCAAAGAGAGCGATGGTCAAGGCGAGAGCGGCTGAAACACGCATGGGAGTAGCCTTTAGAAAGGGCGTAGGGCAGGGTGGTTTCAGTAGAAACCGGCGTTGAGAGGCAAGAGTCTGGCTTTTAAGGCAAAACCCCAGCATCTTCCCAGTGGAGATACCATAAGCCTCCGTCCGCTTCCATCGGTTTAACGGAATTTTAATTTCCTACACCTGTAGGAAAGGAGCCGTTACTTGCCCTTCTTGGCTTGCGTTGCCGCAGCTTTTTCGGCATCCCACCACCAGCGATCAAAGCTCTCGCGCTGAAGCGTCTCCACTCCCGTGCGCCCGTAGAAATCCCAATGGGCATAACGCGTGGTACGCCCGTGGAACTGCGGGATAACGTAATGGCCCCAGCGCAGCAGCCGGTCGAGCGCGCGGGTGCGCGTCACCAGCGCCGCGCGGCTGGGGGCGTAGATCACCTGTTCGATCAGCGCGTCGATGGCCGGGTCTTTGATGCCCGCAAGATTGCGCCCGCCCGGAATATCGGCGGCGTGGGCACCGAAGAAATCACGCTGTTCGTTACCAGGGCTGATCGACTGCGGGAAGATGCCGATCATCATATCGAAATCATAGGCTTCGATCCGCTTCTGGTACTGCGCCACATCCAGCAGGCGCAGGGTGGCGGTAACGCCCAACTGTTCCAGATTTTTGATGAAGGGCAGCGTCGTGCGTTCGAAGGCTTGATTGTCGATCAGGATTTCGAAGGTCAGCGGTTTGCCCTCGGCATTGACCAGCTTATTATCCTTCACCGTCCAGCCCGCCTCCCGCAGCATCCGCAGGGCCGTGCGCAGGTTATCGCGGATATTGCCGCTGCCATCGGTCTGCGGTGGCAGATACTCTTGGGTGAAAACCTCGTCCGGTACTTTGCCGCGAAACGGCTCCAGCAACGCCAACTCGTCGCCCTGCGGCAGACCGCGTGCGCGTAGCTCGGAATTATCGAAATAGCTGGCCGTGCGGATCAGCTTACCGTCTGATAGGGTCTTATTCGTCCATTCGAAATCGAAGGCATAGGCCAAGGCGGCGCGCACGCGGCGGTCAGCAAAGATCGGGCGGCGGGTATTATAGACCCAGCCCTGCATGCCACGCGGGCTGCTATCGCCGATTTCGGTACGCTGGATTAGCCCTTGCCGCACCGGCGGCTTATCGTAAGCGGTCGCCCAGCGGCTAGAGGAGGTTTCCTGCCGCAAGGTCAGATCGCCCGCCATCAAGGCTTCGAGGGCGACCCCATCGTCGCGGTAATAATCGTAGCGCAGCGTATCGAAATTATGATGGCCCTTCTGCGGGCCGAGATCTTTCGCCCAATAGTTGGGGTCGCGCTGATAGGTGATCGAGCGGTTCGCATCCACCGCCTTCACCTTATAGGGGCCGGAGCCGAGCGGCGCATCGAGACTGGTCTGATCGAAGGGTCGATTGGCGTAGTAGCCGGCGGAAAAGACGGGGAATTCCCCGATAATCAGCGGTAACTCGCGGTTCGTACCGTCTTTGAAGCGGAAGGTAATCGTCCGCGCATCGGGGGTTTCCACCGCCGTCACATCGCCGAAATAGCTGCGATAATGGGGGGAGCCTTTTTCCTTCAGCATCTTATAGCTAAAGGCGACATCTTGCACCGTGACCGGGCTGCCGTCATGGAACTTGGCGTCGGCCCGCAGGGTGAAGGTGATTGAGGCGCGGTCGGCGGCAATCTCCATCGTTTCTGCCAGCAGCCCATAGCGGGTAAACGGTTCGTCGTCGGACGCGATGGTTAGCGTATCGAACAATAGGGCGAGCCCGGCGGCGGCGTTGCCTTTCAAGATGAAGGGATTAAGGCTGTCAAAGCCGCCTAACACCGCTTGGCGCACCTCGCCGCCCTTGGGGGCATTGGGGTTCACATAGTCGAAATGACTGAATCCCGGCTTATATTTCGGCTCCCCATAGAGCGCGATCCCATGCACCGGCTCGGCGGCGGCGAGGCCAGCAGACAGGCAAGCACAAAGGCTCGCGGCGAGGGCGATTGCCCGCGTCGTGCGCGTCATAAACTCTCCTTCATCGCCCGCCAAACCGGCGATAGCGGATCAGTGCGACAGTTGGGGATGGTCGGGGGCAAGCCCGCGCAGCAGCGTATCCAGCAGCGTATCGATCATCACCTCGGGCGTTGCCGCCGGATGATCGCCGGATTTGATCAGCAGCGTCGCAAGACCGTGGACGGACGCCCAGAGTGCCGCCGTAATGGCTGCCGGGTCGCCATCGCGCAGCAGCCCTGCCGCCTGGCAGCGGGCCACGCCCTTTTCCAGGCTGCCATAGGCCTGTTCGCACAGGCTATCGCAGCATTCTTCCTGCTTCTGCTGGCACATGTCGCGCTTGGCTTCGGGCGGCAGCGTCATGAAGACGACGCGGTAATGATCGGGGTAGGCAAGGCCGAAGCGGATATAGGCTTCCAGCCCCTTGCGCAGGGCGCAGAGCGGATCGGTAACCGGACACATCACCGATTTCAGGTTTTCCAGCAGAATGCCGAAAGTTTCCTGAACCAGGTGGAAGACCAGTTCTTCCTTATTCTTAAAGTACAGATAGAGGGTGGTCGGCGTGACGTTCAGCTTCGCCGCGATATTGCGCATCGACGTGCGGTCATAGCCTTCCGTCAGCATCAGCTCGCGCGCGGCGGCTAGAATCTCGCTGCGGCGATCTTGGCCCCGGTCGGCAGGCGAATTCGCCGGGCGAACCGCCCCCGGGGTCGCGGTTACAATGGAAATCGGAACAGCCGTCATGCCACACCCTCCTTGACCCGGCCGCGCTCCTGTCGCTCCTCGACGCGCCGTAGCCCAATTGTTGGCAGGATTATACTGGTAACCTGCTCTAATTGGTATGGGGTCTTCACGAGAACGTCACAAGAGCGAACTGCGTTTTTCCGCCGACATTACACCGATTTCATAGAAAAAGGCCGCAAGGTCCGGCGGACCTGCGGCCTTCTGTCCCGATTGGGCGCAGCCGGTTACGGCAGCGGCTTCGGCGCGTCACTCAGCGAACGCAGGTAGGCGATCACTTGGGCGCGTTCTTCGGCCTTCTTAATCCCGGC
Proteins encoded in this region:
- a CDS encoding extracellular solute-binding protein; the encoded protein is MTRTTRAIALAASLCACLSAGLAAAEPVHGIALYGEPKYKPGFSHFDYVNPNAPKGGEVRQAVLGGFDSLNPFILKGNAAAGLALLFDTLTIASDDEPFTRYGLLAETMEIAADRASITFTLRADAKFHDGSPVTVQDVAFSYKMLKEKGSPHYRSYFGDVTAVETPDARTITFRFKDGTNRELPLIIGEFPVFSAGYYANRPFDQTSLDAPLGSGPYKVKAVDANRSITYQRDPNYWAKDLGPQKGHHNFDTLRYDYYRDDGVALEALMAGDLTLRQETSSSRWATAYDKPPVRQGLIQRTEIGDSSPRGMQGWVYNTRRPIFADRRVRAALAYAFDFEWTNKTLSDGKLIRTASYFDNSELRARGLPQGDELALLEPFRGKVPDEVFTQEYLPPQTDGSGNIRDNLRTALRMLREAGWTVKDNKLVNAEGKPLTFEILIDNQAFERTTLPFIKNLEQLGVTATLRLLDVAQYQKRIEAYDFDMMIGIFPQSISPGNEQRDFFGAHAADIPGGRNLAGIKDPAIDALIEQVIYAPSRAALVTRTRALDRLLRWGHYVIPQFHGRTTRYAHWDFYGRTGVETLQRESFDRWWWDAEKAAATQAKKGK
- a CDS encoding TetR/AcrR family transcriptional regulator; amino-acid sequence: MTAVPISIVTATPGAVRPANSPADRGQDRRSEILAAARELMLTEGYDRTSMRNIAAKLNVTPTTLYLYFKNKEELVFHLVQETFGILLENLKSVMCPVTDPLCALRKGLEAYIRFGLAYPDHYRVVFMTLPPEAKRDMCQQKQEECCDSLCEQAYGSLEKGVARCQAAGLLRDGDPAAITAALWASVHGLATLLIKSGDHPAATPEVMIDTLLDTLLRGLAPDHPQLSH